The Salvia splendens isolate huo1 chromosome 21, SspV2, whole genome shotgun sequence genome includes a window with the following:
- the LOC121785322 gene encoding uncharacterized protein LOC121785322 — protein sequence MKAANKIHNHIRWTLGDVKLVSGKTFGGETHRSVKWVPSDAVEEILKVPIDSSGKDTLRWIHSPHGNFSTSSAWEISKATLQVLKLIWNDCILPSISIFNWRLLANHAVRHRRWRQENIFSSKEKWQDRRIKFWNTWLQRSEKPQVSSIIPCLVLWFIWSERNNKIHRGSTFTAKTVIVRIQQYLQQLTTAGKLGKAQWSGCDLCEQLDTTSWKEKPGKQIKQIKWNPPDTGWLKLNVDGVWSHVGAGAGGTLRDEGGNLVYGFKTKVVASSRIDAILQAVCIGLNMALGRGQQVWIEMGEQGIAQMLNERKYGAATLRHQLTEIRNKLRGMNTKTSYIAKEGNKVATHLAQQGCNMAQLEFFDQQSATRMVLAMIRMEQLGLPNFQFCT from the exons ATGAAGGCTGCAAACAAAATCCACAATCACATCAGATGGACTTTAGGGGATGTGAAATTAGTTTCTGGGAAGACATTTGGTGGGGAGACACATCGTTCAGTGAAAT GGGTGCCGAGTGATGCGGTTGAGGAAATTCTCAAAGTGCCAATTGATTCAAGTGGTAAGGATACACTTCGGTGGATCCACTCTCCCCATGGGAACTTCTCCACAAGTTCAGCATGGGAGATTTCGAAGGCCACCCTACAAGTCCTCAAGCTGATTTGGAATGACTGCATCTTGCCGTCAATCTCCATTTTCAACTGGAGACTTCTAGCAAACC ATGCTGTAAGGCACCGGAGGTGGAGACAAGAGAACATCTTTTCCTCTAAGGAGAAGTGGCAAGACAG GCGAATCAAGTTCTGGAATACTTGGCTACAACGATCAGAAAAACCACAAGTAAGCTCCATCATCCCCTGCCTGGTTCTCTGGTTTatatggtcggagagaaacaacAAGATCCACCGTGGGTCTACCTTCACAGCTAAAACGGTGATAGTTAGAATCCAGCAATATTTGCAGCAGCTCACCACGGCCGGAAAGCTGGGGAAAGCACAATGGAGTGGCTGTGATCTTTGCGAACAATTGGATACCACCTCTTGGAAAGAGAAGCCaggaaaacaaatcaaacagATCAAGTGGAATCCTCCTGATACAGGTTGGCTCAAACTCAATGTGGATGGAGTGTGGAGCCATGTGGGCGCAGGGGCAGGAGGCACATTACGCGACGAAGGAGGTAATCTTGTCTACGGATTCAAAACAAAGGTCGTGGCAAGCTCCCGGATTGATGCAATTTTACAAGCGGTCTGCATTGGGCTAAATATGGCGCTGGGAAGAGGCCAACAAGTTTGGATTGAAATGGGGGAGCAGGGTATCGCTCAAATGCTCAATGAGAGGAAGTATGGCGCGGCTACGCTGCGGCATCAACTCACAGAAATCAGAAACAAGCTTAGGGGGATGAATACGAAAACCTCATATATTGCAAAAGAAGGGAACAAAGTGGCAACGCACCTAGCTCAACAAGGGTGCAACATGGCACAACTCGAATTCTTCGACCAACAGTCAGCCACGCGTATGGTGCTGGCAATGATCCGGATGGAACAATTGGGGCTACCGAACTTTCAATTTTGTACATAG